One Nitrospira sp. DNA window includes the following coding sequences:
- a CDS encoding Permease of the drug/metabolite transporter (DMT) superfamily, which produces MPQLALFLTTVVWGATFPATKAALEQIPPLSFLFLRFLLGMVVVFGVLLLGRRRLAQDSLTLRISLIATGWLFLGYVLQTVGLRFTSASNSAFITVLYVVFVPLYLRRLGLHTWISNGIALAGLWVLVRPTASANLGDLMTLGSAAAFAAHIACLERYTRMVDPVSLFAWQLLFMALAMLGTMWWEAPALSAFEPTRVLVVGLVVTGVLATGAFAVQMWAQRLLPAQQVALLFAAEPAVAAWLAWYFLGETLDAQGWFGSAMILGGVLLGSWTTGESAPRPESAPARSKGG; this is translated from the coding sequence ATGCCTCAACTCGCGCTGTTCCTCACAACCGTGGTGTGGGGGGCAACGTTTCCCGCGACGAAAGCGGCGCTCGAGCAAATCCCTCCGCTGTCGTTTCTCTTCCTACGGTTTCTCCTTGGCATGGTGGTGGTGTTTGGCGTTCTGCTGCTCGGCCGCCGGCGGCTGGCGCAAGATTCCCTGACGTTGCGGATCAGTCTGATCGCGACGGGTTGGTTGTTCCTCGGCTATGTGTTGCAGACGGTAGGGCTCAGGTTTACGTCGGCGTCGAATTCGGCGTTCATCACGGTGTTGTACGTCGTGTTCGTGCCGCTGTATTTGCGCCGGCTGGGCTTGCATACCTGGATCTCCAACGGAATCGCGCTGGCCGGACTCTGGGTGCTGGTCCGGCCGACTGCTTCGGCGAATCTCGGGGATCTGATGACGTTGGGCAGTGCGGCGGCCTTTGCCGCCCATATCGCCTGCCTTGAACGCTATACCAGGATGGTCGATCCGGTGTCCCTGTTCGCATGGCAACTGTTATTCATGGCATTGGCCATGCTGGGCACGATGTGGTGGGAGGCTCCCGCTCTGTCGGCGTTTGAACCGACTCGCGTGCTGGTGGTGGGATTGGTCGTTACCGGTGTCCTGGCCACCGGGGCCTTTGCGGTGCAGATGTGGGCGCAGCGTCTCCTGCCGGCGCAACAAGTAGCGCTGTTGTTTGCGGCAGAACCGGCCGTCGCGGCCTGGCTGGCCTGGTACTTCCTGGGTGAAACGTTGGATGCGCAGGGCTGGTTCGGCAGCGCCATGATTTTGGGCGGCGTCTTGCTCGGGTCCTGGACGACGGGCGAATCGGCGCCACGTCCGGAGTCTGCGCCGGCGCGTTCAAAAGGAGGATGA
- a CDS encoding fatty acid desaturase — MRTDGPKTVDWLRAIPLITVHLICLGVFIVGWSWTAVGVAAAFYFVRMFAITGWYHRYFSHRTFKTSRACQFAFALLGASCAQRGPLWWAGHHRHHHIYSDKPEDVHSVRQDGFLWSHIGWITSDKFFPPRLKSIGDFAKFPELRFLDRFDTLVPTLCGFGMFGLGKLLETYAPGLGTNGPQMLIWGFFVSTVALLHGTCTINSLSHVYGSQRYKTGDDSKNNFFLAMITLGEGWHNNHHYYAASTRQGFYWWEIDITYYILRAMQAVGLVWDIREVPSHVREGKNKLA, encoded by the coding sequence ATGCGGACCGACGGCCCTAAGACCGTCGATTGGCTGCGGGCCATTCCCCTCATCACCGTGCACTTGATCTGCCTGGGCGTGTTCATCGTCGGCTGGAGTTGGACGGCCGTCGGCGTTGCGGCCGCGTTCTATTTCGTGCGTATGTTCGCCATCACCGGATGGTACCATCGCTATTTCTCGCACCGCACGTTCAAGACTTCGCGGGCCTGTCAGTTTGCCTTCGCCCTCCTCGGGGCTTCCTGCGCACAACGCGGTCCGCTCTGGTGGGCCGGACACCACCGCCACCATCATATCTATTCCGACAAGCCGGAAGACGTGCACTCGGTGCGCCAAGACGGATTTCTCTGGTCCCACATCGGCTGGATCACATCCGATAAATTTTTTCCGCCGCGCCTGAAGAGCATCGGCGATTTCGCCAAGTTTCCCGAGTTGCGGTTCCTGGATCGATTCGATACCCTCGTCCCGACGCTCTGTGGATTCGGCATGTTCGGCCTGGGGAAGTTGCTGGAAACCTATGCGCCGGGCCTCGGCACCAACGGCCCGCAAATGCTGATTTGGGGGTTCTTCGTCTCCACCGTCGCGTTGCTCCACGGCACCTGCACCATCAACTCGCTCTCACACGTCTACGGGTCCCAGCGCTACAAGACCGGCGACGACAGCAAGAACAATTTTTTCCTCGCCATGATCACCTTGGGCGAAGGATGGCACAACAACCACCATTACTACGCTGCCTCGACCCGCCAGGGCTTCTACTGGTGGGAAATCGATATTACCTATTACATCCTGAGGGCGATGCAGGCGGTGGGATTGGTTTGGGATATTCGAGAGGTGCCTTCGCACGTGCGGGAGGGCAAGAACAAACTCGCCTAA
- a CDS encoding Uroporphyrinogen III decarboxylase: MNDRFLKACRREPVDCTPVWFMRQAGRYMVEYRRLREKHSILELCKTPELAAQVTMQPIDRFALDAAIIFADILLPLEPMGLSLEFAEGEGPVIHNPVRDGAAVERLKVIDGGELQYVMDAINLTRTKLAGRVPLIGFAGAPFTLASYAIEGGSSRNYVRTKQMMYGEPQAWHRLMDKFARVITGYLRRQIKAGAQAVQLFDSWVGCLSAGDYAEYVMPHVQLIFEGLKHEGVPLIHFGTGTTAILKAMRRAGGDVIGLDWRIPLDEAWDLVGHDRAVQGNLDPVALFGPIPEIERRVTDILRRAAGRPGHIFNLGHGILPNTPVEHVAAAIDLVHKLSTK; encoded by the coding sequence ATGAATGATCGATTTCTCAAAGCCTGCCGGCGCGAACCGGTGGATTGCACGCCGGTCTGGTTCATGCGTCAGGCCGGCCGCTATATGGTCGAGTATCGCCGATTGCGGGAGAAGCATTCGATCCTGGAGCTGTGCAAGACGCCGGAGTTGGCGGCCCAGGTCACGATGCAGCCGATCGACCGGTTCGCGCTCGATGCCGCCATCATTTTCGCTGATATTCTCCTCCCCCTGGAGCCGATGGGGCTCTCGTTGGAGTTTGCCGAGGGCGAAGGGCCAGTCATCCACAATCCCGTGCGGGATGGGGCTGCAGTGGAGCGGCTCAAGGTGATCGACGGCGGCGAACTCCAATACGTGATGGATGCGATCAACCTGACCCGCACGAAGCTGGCGGGTCGCGTGCCGTTGATCGGGTTTGCGGGAGCGCCTTTTACGTTGGCCAGTTATGCCATCGAAGGGGGCAGCTCCCGAAACTACGTGCGCACGAAACAGATGATGTATGGGGAGCCGCAAGCCTGGCACCGGTTGATGGACAAGTTTGCCCGGGTGATCACCGGCTACCTCCGCCGGCAGATCAAGGCCGGCGCCCAGGCCGTGCAGCTTTTTGATAGTTGGGTCGGTTGCTTGTCCGCCGGAGACTATGCTGAATATGTCATGCCGCACGTGCAGCTCATCTTCGAAGGATTGAAACACGAAGGGGTTCCCCTCATTCATTTCGGCACCGGCACGACGGCGATTCTGAAGGCGATGCGCCGCGCGGGCGGTGATGTGATCGGGCTCGATTGGCGGATCCCTCTCGACGAAGCCTGGGACCTGGTGGGCCATGATCGCGCCGTGCAGGGGAATCTCGATCCGGTCGCGCTCTTCGGTCCAATCCCTGAAATCGAGCGGCGGGTGACGGACATTCTCCGGCGAGCTGCAGGACGCCCGGGGCATATCTTCAACCTGGGGCACGGAATCCTTCCCAATACCCCCGTGGAGCATGTGGCAGCCGCGATCGACCTGGTGCATAAGCTCAGTACAAAGTAA
- a CDS encoding Coproporphyrin ferrochelatase: MPVPQRPVAVLLMAMGGPDRLENVEAYLKDVRGGRPTAPELVEEIRERYRVTGGKSPVLGIMREVARALEERLNGAEGERYRCYVGLRHWHPFIKETYGELLRDDPERIIGLCMAPQYPSLSIGAYMKKVEEARVESASEVPISFVTSWHRHPLLIVGIADNIRQTLQKFPADVRPHVPVLFTAHSLPERVVAMKDPYPEEVTGTVEAVCEQLGAQPTRFAYQSQGRSDEKWLGPSVEETLADLAREGHRHVLVAPIGFICDHVETLYDIDIELKQQAHTKGMQLERIPMLNASAPMIDIVTSIVEAHESSLVH; the protein is encoded by the coding sequence ATGCCTGTTCCCCAACGACCGGTCGCCGTGCTGCTGATGGCCATGGGCGGGCCGGACCGTCTGGAGAATGTGGAGGCCTATCTCAAGGATGTGCGGGGGGGACGACCGACCGCGCCGGAGCTGGTGGAGGAAATTCGCGAGCGGTATCGCGTGACCGGTGGGAAATCTCCCGTGCTCGGCATCATGCGCGAGGTGGCACGAGCGTTGGAAGAGCGGTTGAACGGAGCGGAGGGAGAGCGATATCGATGTTATGTGGGGTTGCGGCATTGGCATCCCTTCATCAAGGAAACCTATGGCGAATTGCTCAGGGATGACCCGGAACGCATCATCGGACTGTGTATGGCACCGCAATATCCCTCGCTCAGCATCGGGGCCTATATGAAAAAGGTCGAGGAGGCGCGGGTGGAGTCGGCCAGCGAGGTTCCGATCAGTTTCGTGACGAGTTGGCACCGCCATCCATTGCTGATCGTCGGCATCGCCGACAACATTCGGCAGACCCTGCAAAAATTTCCGGCGGATGTTCGCCCGCATGTGCCGGTATTATTCACGGCCCACAGTCTGCCGGAGCGGGTGGTTGCCATGAAGGACCCCTACCCGGAGGAAGTCACAGGGACCGTTGAGGCGGTTTGTGAGCAGCTCGGCGCCCAGCCCACGCGGTTCGCCTATCAAAGCCAGGGGCGGTCAGACGAGAAGTGGCTTGGACCTTCGGTGGAAGAAACGTTGGCTGATCTGGCCCGAGAAGGCCATCGACATGTGCTGGTGGCGCCGATCGGCTTCATCTGCGACCATGTGGAAACCCTGTACGACATCGATATCGAGTTGAAGCAACAGGCCCATACGAAGGGCATGCAACTGGAACGTATTCCGATGTTGAACGCCTCGGCTCCGATGATCGACATCGTGACGTCGATCGTCGAGGCGCACGAATCCTCGCTGGTCCATTAG